The following coding sequences are from one Poecilia reticulata strain Guanapo linkage group LG18, Guppy_female_1.0+MT, whole genome shotgun sequence window:
- the LOC103480325 gene encoding low affinity immunoglobulin gamma Fc region receptor II-like produces the protein MNESSCIFNSQSDYKAVFWCESGSELSNAVNITIYKPKPVLTVSPSWLNPGASVTLSCDHDNQSAGWRTYWYKAVPDKSGYRHELLPGGISGTAKNSFMIHGQKHTAGFACRAGRGNPEYLTDYSKPKFVWSADPHPAASLSVSPDREQHFTSESVTLTCGGNSTEWRVRRFSELGDLTVIPNCSDWGKMSGSSCVLSRQSSSKAVYWCESGSGEFSSAANITFHNEDLLLVSPVHPVTEGASVTLSCRRRGENKLSGVIFYHNDKLIQNDSRGELKISAVSQSHEGFYKCEHSGEVSPQSWMGVKGASKPGSSSFPVLLVLAVVCGSVLIILLLLLCCFKRSKGSSHRAIQSEITDQGSATDQPLNQTSTNEYSLSPHGEEEAGDVTYADITFKNTKQKTKSSSRDQHSALDMKGRNPEPEEGAVYSDVRTAAAEAMSAAAADTALYSEVRKGSKKRVS, from the exons ATGAATGAATCCTCGTGTATCTTCAACTCTCAGTCAGACTATAAAGCTGTGTTCTGGTGTGAGTCTGGATCAGAGCTCAGCAATGCAGTCAACATCACTATATACA AGCCAAAGCCAGTCCTCACTGTGTCTCCATCATGGCTGAATCCTGGAGCCTCAGTGACTCTGAGCTGTGACCATGACAACCAGTCTGCAGGTTGGAGGACCTACTGGTATAAAGCTGTTCCTGATAAGTCTGGCTACAGACAtgagctgctgcctggtggcATCAGTGGAACTGCAAAGAACTCCTTCATGATTCatggacagaaacacacagcaggaTTTGCATGTAGAGCTGGAAGAGGAAACCCAGAGTATTTGACTGATTACAGTAAACCAAAGTTTGTCTGGTCTGCAG ATCCTCATCCAGCAGCGTCTCTCTCAGTGAGTCCTGACAGAGAGCAACACTTCACCTCTGAGTCTGTGACTCTGACCTGTGGAGGAAACTCTACTGAGTGGAGAGTGAGGAGGTTTTCAGAATTAGGTGACCTGACCGTCATACCAAACTGCTCTGACTGGGGGAAAATGTCTGGATCCTCATGTGTCCTTAGCAGACAGTCTTCCTCTAAAGCAGTGTACTGGTGTGAGTCTGGATCAGGAGAGTTCAGCAGCGCAGCCAACATCACCTTTCACA ATGAAGATCTTCTCCTGGTGAGCCCCGTCCATCCTGTGACTGAAGGAGCTTCTGttactctgagctgcagacggagaggagaaaacaaactttctggTGTGATTTTCTATCATAATGACAAACTGATCCAAAATGACAGCAGAGGAGAGCTGAAGATCTCTGCAGTGTCTCAGTCACATGAAGGTTTCTACAAGTGTGAACATTCAGGAGAAGTTTCACCTCAGAGCTGGATGGGAGTTAAAG GTGCTTCCAAACCTGGGAGCTCTTCGTTTCCAGTGCTGTTGGTCCTTGCAGTAGTTTGTGGATCCGTATTGattattctgctgctgctgctgtgttgctTTAAACGTTCCAAAG GTTCTTCCCACAG GGCGATCCAATCAGAGATCACTGATCAGGGATCTGCTACAGATCAACCTCTCAATCAGACCTCGACCAATGAATACAGCTTGTCTCCTCATG GTGAAGAGGAAGCCGGTGACGTCACATACGCTGACATTACgttcaaaaacaccaaacagaaaacaaagtccTCCAGCAGAGACCAACACAGTGCGCTGGATATGAAAG GGAGGAATCCTGAGCCAGAAGAGGGCGCTGTTTACTCCGATGTGaggacagcagctgcag AAGCAATgagtgctgcagcagctgacacAGCACTTTATTCTGAAGTCAGGAAAGGATCTAAGAAGAGAGTAAGCTAG